The Triplophysa rosa linkage group LG15, Trosa_1v2, whole genome shotgun sequence genome has a segment encoding these proteins:
- the LOC130566446 gene encoding uncharacterized protein LOC130566446 — protein sequence MGHVVFTIQRRMEIAHHVHRRDEETFALQSELEAVEKQIQDLLEKQTWLRERKTALETSRADARKSAVSFHRDCNTPSTSTPRVSLHRAQASRTRSAQMNFTPAPAHPRRKARARTGAMTQPPPPVFEIPTRNRFAALCETECNAVVIGDSIVRKVKSKGKVRTHCFPGARVLDVSAQVPAILKDDANVGAVVLHAGVNDVRMRQSEILKRDFRSLIETVRNASPTARIIVSGPLPTYR from the coding sequence atgaggaaacgtttgcacttcagtcggaactggaggctgtggagaagcagatccaggatctactagagaagcagacatggctgcgagaacgtaaaacggcgctggaaacatcccgagctgacgctcgcaaatccgcggtaagttttcatcgcgattgtaatactccttccacttctactccgcgtgtttctctgcacagagcccaggcttcgagaacacggtcagcccaaatgaacttcactcctgcaccggcacacccacggcgaaaggcgcgagccaggactggagcgatgacccaaccgccaccaccggtcttcgagatcccgaccaggaaccgctttgccgccctctgtgAGACGGAATGCAatgctgtggtcatcggagactcaatcgtccggaaagtaaaaagtaaaggtaaggtgcgcactcattgttttcctggcgcccgtgttcttgatgtctctgcgcaggtacctgcgatcctgaaggacgacgctaacgtcggagctgtcgtgctgcacgcgggggtgaatgacgtcaggatgcggcagtcggagatcctgaagagggactttaggagtctgatcgagacggtacgcaacgcatcgcccacggcgaggatcatcgtatcagggccgcttcctacctaccgatga